The following coding sequences lie in one Rothia sp. SD9660Na genomic window:
- a CDS encoding carboxyltransferase domain-containing protein, whose product MATAQIPGRLTANGHAADIYTVKPFGLLAVMVDCRTLENALHLHGHLQQHPAVGQTELVPAAQTVLVRFAAAEHAAAFLAAPNLPQASGDVRTHGRTVTIPVVYDGQDLADVAAHLGMSEQAVIYAHTTGHWSVAFAGFAPGFFYLHRHDNVLDVPRRPTPRTSVPSGAVGLAGDFSGIYPRTSPGGWQLIGHTNAPLWNLAQNPPALLEPGMQVQFEAVRELITAGQAGVQDDPAHPAEDEQASARPVLQVKAPGLQTLFQDSGRAGLTHWGVSPSGPADREAAAEANRLVGNSAGATVLENLAGGLKVTALVDVELTLTGADTPAQIAEDATGQVAEPGQGAAQATDTPLAVRPYTPFALKPGQTLTLGAPTRGLRTYLAVRGGFAARTEAASASRDTLAGLGPKPLTAGEQLFLASPPVAVVADPASALPMPEPGKVLEVRALPGPRDDWFTPDSLDRFAEVTWEVSQSSDRIGVRLLLADAPADGGAGAQPTDVLTRAVTRELPSEGMVAGAIQVPPSGEPVVFLADHPVTGGYPVIATVHPADLRLLAQAPPGTQLRFTLLTDPQTAPTPTEK is encoded by the coding sequence ATGGCCACCGCACAGATACCCGGCAGGCTCACCGCTAACGGGCACGCAGCCGACATCTACACGGTCAAGCCCTTCGGCCTACTAGCCGTTATGGTTGACTGCCGCACCCTCGAAAACGCCCTGCACCTGCACGGCCACCTGCAGCAACACCCTGCCGTGGGGCAGACCGAACTGGTCCCGGCAGCCCAGACTGTGCTCGTCCGCTTTGCTGCTGCCGAGCACGCCGCTGCCTTTCTTGCGGCACCCAACCTGCCGCAGGCGTCCGGAGACGTACGCACCCACGGTCGCACGGTCACCATCCCGGTGGTCTACGACGGCCAGGACCTCGCGGACGTCGCCGCCCACCTGGGCATGAGTGAGCAGGCAGTCATCTACGCCCACACGACCGGCCACTGGTCGGTTGCTTTTGCGGGTTTCGCCCCGGGCTTCTTCTACCTGCACCGGCACGATAATGTGCTGGATGTTCCGCGTCGCCCCACCCCGCGCACCTCGGTTCCTTCTGGTGCTGTTGGTCTGGCCGGTGATTTTTCGGGTATTTACCCGCGTACCTCCCCCGGCGGTTGGCAGCTCATTGGCCACACGAACGCCCCCCTCTGGAACCTCGCCCAGAACCCGCCCGCCCTGCTGGAGCCCGGTATGCAGGTGCAGTTCGAGGCGGTGCGTGAGCTCATTACAGCAGGTCAGGCAGGGGTTCAGGACGACCCCGCCCACCCCGCCGAGGACGAGCAAGCATCGGCCCGCCCCGTACTTCAGGTGAAGGCTCCGGGATTACAGACCCTCTTCCAGGATTCCGGTAGAGCAGGGCTGACCCACTGGGGTGTTTCCCCTTCAGGACCTGCCGACCGGGAAGCGGCAGCAGAAGCTAACCGTTTGGTCGGTAATAGCGCGGGTGCAACCGTTCTTGAGAACCTGGCTGGCGGGCTGAAAGTAACCGCCCTGGTCGACGTAGAGTTGACCCTGACCGGGGCAGATACTCCGGCGCAGATAGCCGAGGACGCCACCGGGCAGGTTGCGGAGCCCGGGCAGGGTGCAGCTCAGGCGACAGACACCCCTCTGGCCGTTCGCCCCTACACTCCCTTTGCCCTGAAGCCCGGGCAGACCCTCACCCTGGGGGCGCCCACACGCGGTCTGCGTACCTATCTTGCGGTGCGCGGAGGGTTTGCCGCTAGAACCGAGGCGGCAAGCGCCTCCCGCGACACCCTGGCCGGGCTGGGTCCGAAGCCCCTGACAGCCGGGGAGCAGCTCTTCCTTGCCAGCCCACCGGTAGCGGTGGTGGCTGACCCGGCGTCCGCCCTGCCCATGCCGGAACCGGGTAAGGTGCTGGAGGTTCGCGCCCTACCCGGCCCCCGCGATGACTGGTTTACGCCCGACTCCCTAGACCGCTTCGCCGAGGTGACTTGGGAGGTCTCCCAGTCCAGTGACCGTATCGGGGTCAGACTCCTGTTAGCAGATGCCCCAGCCGACGGGGGCGCAGGAGCCCAGCCCACCGACGTACTCACCCGGGCCGTGACCCGGGAGCTGCCCAGCGAGGGTATGGTGGCCGGGGCGATCCAGGTGCCGCCGAGCGGTGAGCCCGTGGTCTTCCTGGCCGATCACCCGGTGACCGGCGGCTACCCCGTCATTGCCACGGTGCACCCGGCTGACCTGCGCCTCCTGGCCCAGGCCCCACCCGGCACCCAGCTAAGATTCACCCTACTAACCGACCCCCAGACCGCCCCTACCCCGACCGAAAAGTGA
- a CDS encoding 5-oxoprolinase subunit PxpA has translation MSTLHIDVNSDSGESFGSWTMGDDAAMMQTVSSANIACGFHAGDPSVARTTVRAAHENGVTIGAHVSYPDLAGFGRRFMDMTATELTDAVIYQVGALEAVARVEGAEVRYCKPHGGLYNAIVHHEVQAAAVARALHELGDLPILCLPNSAVAREAQALGVPVFYEAFADRGYTPEGTLVSRRKAGAVIHDPQAVAERVVRMAVDREVVAVDGSVVPLQADSICVHGDTPGAVAIAQQVRAALEDAGADVRAFA, from the coding sequence ATGAGCACCCTACATATTGATGTGAATTCTGATTCTGGGGAGTCCTTTGGCTCCTGGACCATGGGCGACGACGCTGCAATGATGCAGACCGTCTCTTCAGCCAATATCGCCTGCGGTTTCCACGCGGGTGACCCCTCGGTAGCGCGCACCACCGTGCGGGCGGCGCACGAGAACGGCGTGACGATTGGAGCCCACGTTTCTTACCCTGACCTGGCTGGTTTTGGCCGCCGGTTCATGGACATGACCGCCACCGAACTCACCGACGCGGTGATCTACCAGGTGGGGGCACTTGAGGCGGTAGCCCGGGTTGAGGGCGCCGAGGTGCGCTACTGTAAGCCCCACGGCGGTCTCTACAACGCTATTGTTCACCACGAGGTGCAGGCTGCTGCCGTGGCCCGTGCCCTGCACGAGCTGGGGGATCTGCCGATTCTCTGCCTGCCCAATTCAGCTGTTGCCCGGGAGGCGCAGGCGCTGGGTGTTCCGGTGTTCTATGAGGCTTTTGCCGACCGCGGTTACACCCCTGAGGGTACCCTGGTGTCCCGCCGCAAGGCCGGTGCCGTGATTCACGACCCGCAGGCTGTCGCCGAGCGTGTGGTGCGCATGGCGGTGGACCGCGAGGTGGTAGCTGTTGATGGGTCGGTTGTTCCTTTGCAGGCCGATAGCATCTGCGTTCACGGCGACACCCCCGGGGCTGTCGCCATCGCCCAGCAGGTGCGGGCAGCGCTTGAGGACGCCGGGGCGGACGTCCGCGCCTTCGCCTAG
- a CDS encoding DUF559 domain-containing protein: MEHLFDTVKTSVELRHLGKSTSGVSRECARGELFKVAHNAYIKTALWESLSNADRCLAGHVAFMKTNRGYVLSHVSAALWWGAPVLRLPHKIWVSHPRDSVKSRGRVQVSRNRQKECDSAVFHRGARVTPPPDFLWEKERVILEVDGKVKYAGTFGEAAEDVVQNERRRQHELESMGYTVVRALWEDIVVHPERLRAKLARAGVCEGPRRRM; encoded by the coding sequence ATGGAACACCTGTTTGATACTGTCAAAACTTCGGTTGAGCTTAGACACCTGGGTAAGAGCACTTCCGGCGTAAGCCGTGAATGCGCTAGGGGAGAGCTCTTCAAGGTTGCTCATAATGCTTATATAAAGACAGCTCTGTGGGAGTCACTGAGCAATGCTGATAGGTGTTTAGCCGGGCATGTGGCTTTCATGAAAACAAATCGGGGGTATGTGTTAAGCCATGTGTCTGCAGCTCTCTGGTGGGGTGCCCCTGTGCTGCGGTTACCGCACAAAATATGGGTGAGCCATCCGCGCGATTCAGTCAAATCTCGAGGGCGGGTGCAGGTCAGCCGCAATCGACAGAAGGAATGCGACAGTGCGGTGTTCCATCGGGGAGCCCGTGTGACACCACCGCCTGACTTTTTGTGGGAGAAAGAGCGGGTCATTTTAGAAGTTGATGGCAAGGTCAAGTATGCGGGTACTTTTGGTGAGGCTGCAGAGGACGTGGTTCAGAACGAGCGCCGCCGTCAGCACGAATTAGAGAGCATGGGGTATACCGTGGTGCGCGCTTTATGGGAGGACATTGTGGTGCACCCTGAGCGTCTGCGCGCAAAGCTGGCGAGGGCTGGAGTTTGTGAAGGGCCCCGCCGCCGAATGTGA
- a CDS encoding GntR family transcriptional regulator: protein MNPETTTIDLAPSLADIARTRPSHAQATGWAAETLRTAMDAGALTPGSKLTEEHLAATLGVSRNTLRAAFTLLEAQNLVERIPNRGVFVANPGPQQVADLFIERWAVQAAALDVAPAGPIPHAHRALARAEEARARGSVTGMAGANQDFHRALVDHAGSARLTQAMSRILAEMRLLFFSQVTVPGFHAPYVERNAHLLNLVESGQREAARAYLRTYLTESRNYFTQGL, encoded by the coding sequence GTGAACCCCGAGACCACCACCATCGACCTTGCCCCGTCTTTAGCTGATATCGCCCGTACCCGGCCGAGCCATGCCCAGGCGACCGGCTGGGCAGCAGAGACCCTGCGCACCGCCATGGACGCCGGTGCCCTCACTCCCGGGTCCAAGCTCACCGAAGAGCACCTGGCAGCTACCCTGGGGGTTTCCCGCAACACCCTGCGGGCCGCTTTCACGCTGTTAGAAGCCCAGAACCTGGTTGAGCGCATCCCCAACCGGGGTGTTTTTGTGGCTAACCCCGGCCCCCAGCAGGTTGCCGATCTTTTTATTGAGCGGTGGGCGGTGCAGGCGGCCGCCCTCGATGTAGCGCCAGCAGGCCCTATCCCTCATGCCCACCGCGCCCTGGCACGGGCTGAAGAGGCTCGGGCGCGCGGGTCAGTGACAGGCATGGCCGGCGCTAACCAGGACTTCCACCGAGCTCTCGTCGATCATGCTGGCTCTGCCCGCCTGACCCAGGCCATGTCGCGTATTCTGGCTGAAATGCGCCTGCTCTTCTTCTCGCAGGTCACGGTGCCGGGCTTCCACGCCCCCTATGTAGAACGCAACGCCCACCTCTTGAACCTGGTCGAGTCAGGCCAGCGGGAGGCCGCCCGGGCCTACCTGCGCACCTACCTGACGGAGTCCCGCAACTACTTCACGCAGGGGTTGTAG
- a CDS encoding DUF5635 domain-containing protein has protein sequence MKHSARIQLEEAVEGIFASYQQGYLTKTWESQTIDFKEEAGRRNGREILPGNAENPEAATKLADEVACLANSPGGGALILGVEDGTGKLIGTELDVDWLRQRINNAVQVAPDIVVHTISGIRLLVIYVAQAREPVADTSDRLRWRVGDSCSPIDRAEWWQYIDSTRTVDTMAEKSAAGPQDVGAGTERVLRNLLGSEDAESLDQILRKIGALRSDGYLSEAGRLLLCASERSYLNFTAFDVTGGSILNRVEAPLGYSLLEQINFIEETIKNFNTQTELTVGLMRQGHRRIPQSAVREALLNGVVHRDWNRSEPTEIRWVDLDFSLLVRSPGGFFGSVNASNVLSNREARYPALSDLFRAIGLVEKQGVGVDRMYQSMMMLGLRRPEIYDVEGAYVECLLIGGQPTIAVLELFESILPEPRRYDLKVTMVLDLLMRHAFVSVASVAEALQCSEAEGELALRATLQSTFEGEPLIQAYKETWILGKKVGRFLAGNVGRDFSPLVPYLMKDRGKMKRVALDWRENFGAVTSGDMAEICRVAVGTAKSVLEELREEGTMVLVGQGRTTRYE, from the coding sequence ATGAAACACTCAGCTCGTATTCAGCTAGAGGAAGCTGTCGAAGGTATCTTTGCATCTTACCAGCAGGGGTATCTAACAAAGACTTGGGAGAGTCAAACTATTGATTTCAAGGAAGAAGCAGGGCGCCGTAATGGCCGAGAAATACTTCCAGGTAATGCAGAGAACCCTGAGGCTGCAACAAAGTTAGCTGATGAGGTGGCCTGTCTTGCAAATTCTCCTGGTGGCGGTGCTCTCATACTGGGTGTGGAAGACGGAACTGGCAAGCTAATTGGCACTGAACTTGATGTTGATTGGTTGCGTCAGCGCATCAACAATGCTGTTCAGGTAGCTCCGGATATCGTTGTGCATACTATTTCTGGTATTCGTTTGCTTGTTATATATGTTGCTCAGGCGCGTGAGCCTGTTGCGGATACCAGCGATAGACTCCGTTGGAGGGTAGGCGACAGCTGCAGCCCCATCGACCGTGCGGAATGGTGGCAGTATATTGATTCCACACGAACTGTAGATACCATGGCGGAGAAAAGCGCAGCTGGCCCTCAGGACGTAGGTGCGGGTACAGAGCGTGTTCTAAGGAATCTTCTGGGTAGTGAAGATGCCGAGAGCCTCGATCAAATTTTGCGGAAGATCGGCGCGCTTCGTTCCGATGGCTATCTTTCAGAAGCCGGTCGGCTTTTACTGTGTGCGTCAGAGAGAAGCTACCTTAACTTCACTGCCTTTGATGTTACCGGTGGGTCCATTCTCAATAGGGTTGAGGCGCCTCTTGGGTACTCTCTCCTTGAGCAAATCAATTTTATTGAGGAAACCATTAAAAATTTCAATACCCAGACGGAATTGACCGTGGGTCTTATGCGTCAAGGGCATAGGCGTATTCCTCAGTCTGCTGTGCGTGAGGCGTTACTTAACGGGGTGGTTCATCGAGATTGGAATAGATCTGAGCCCACGGAGATTCGATGGGTTGACCTTGACTTTTCTTTGCTTGTGAGAAGTCCTGGTGGGTTTTTTGGGTCTGTGAATGCAAGCAATGTTTTGAGTAATCGGGAGGCCCGTTACCCGGCTCTCTCTGACCTGTTTCGCGCTATTGGTTTGGTGGAAAAACAGGGCGTGGGTGTGGACCGTATGTACCAGTCCATGATGATGCTGGGTTTGAGGCGCCCTGAGATTTATGACGTTGAAGGTGCATATGTGGAGTGCCTGCTGATTGGCGGGCAGCCCACCATAGCTGTGCTGGAATTATTTGAGTCTATCCTCCCTGAACCGAGACGGTATGACCTTAAGGTGACGATGGTGCTTGACCTGTTGATGCGGCATGCTTTTGTTTCGGTTGCGTCGGTTGCTGAGGCACTTCAGTGTTCTGAAGCAGAGGGGGAGCTGGCATTGAGGGCTACTTTGCAAAGCACCTTTGAAGGAGAACCGCTGATTCAGGCCTACAAGGAGACATGGATTCTGGGTAAGAAGGTCGGGCGGTTCCTTGCCGGTAACGTAGGAAGAGATTTCTCTCCTCTAGTTCCATACCTAATGAAGGACAGGGGGAAGATGAAGCGAGTTGCCTTGGACTGGCGAGAGAACTTTGGTGCTGTTACATCCGGTGATATGGCCGAAATTTGCCGGGTTGCTGTGGGTACCGCTAAGTCAGTTCTCGAGGAGCTTCGTGAAGAAGGCACCATGGTACTTGTTGGCCAGGGGCGGACGACGCGTTACGAGTAG
- a CDS encoding MFS transporter: MTHATDPRRVTLYTWIISVGGFLFGYDTGIINGALPFLQQDFTLSPAAEGVATSALTLGAAFGALLAGQLIDRFGRRRVLFVLALVFAASSLGLTAAPNLGIFIVFRVLVGLAVGAASAVVPIYLAEISPANRRGAIVTRNQFMIVFGQLTAYVVNAMIGNIFAHQVMIWRVMFAISIIPALVLFMGMFLVPESPGYKREAAAERGALKLLWRDPALRTTLLLAAAIGIVQQATGVNALMYYGTQVLREAGFSTDAALTANISNGVLSVLGAAVGLWFVGRFPRRLVLTIGLVGTTFSLAMLAVTSQVLDAAARPWATLLISIIFLVFQQGAVSPVTWVLMSEVFPARVRGGGMGVATFVSWIANFTVSLFFPQMVAALGLGMTFTVFAVIGIGLITFTRAAVPETAGRDMD, encoded by the coding sequence ATGACACACGCTACCGACCCCCGCCGGGTCACCCTCTACACCTGGATTATCTCGGTGGGCGGCTTTCTCTTCGGCTATGACACCGGAATTATTAACGGCGCCCTTCCCTTCTTGCAGCAGGACTTTACCCTGTCGCCTGCGGCGGAGGGGGTGGCGACGTCCGCGCTGACCCTGGGTGCCGCTTTCGGCGCGCTCCTTGCCGGGCAGTTGATTGACCGGTTCGGACGCCGTCGCGTGCTTTTCGTGCTGGCTTTGGTTTTTGCTGCCAGCTCCCTGGGCCTTACCGCTGCCCCTAACCTGGGTATTTTTATTGTCTTCCGCGTGCTGGTGGGCCTGGCGGTCGGTGCTGCCTCGGCGGTTGTGCCGATTTATCTGGCGGAAATTTCTCCCGCCAACCGCCGCGGTGCGATTGTCACCCGCAACCAGTTCATGATTGTCTTTGGCCAGCTCACTGCCTACGTGGTCAACGCGATGATTGGCAATATTTTTGCTCATCAGGTGATGATTTGGCGGGTCATGTTCGCTATCTCAATCATTCCTGCGCTGGTGCTTTTTATGGGTATGTTCCTGGTGCCCGAATCGCCGGGCTATAAGCGGGAGGCTGCAGCCGAGCGCGGTGCCCTGAAGCTGCTCTGGCGCGACCCGGCTCTGCGCACCACCCTGTTGCTGGCTGCGGCTATTGGTATTGTGCAGCAGGCTACCGGCGTCAACGCCCTCATGTATTACGGCACCCAGGTGCTGCGCGAGGCTGGCTTTTCCACCGACGCGGCTCTGACCGCCAACATCTCCAACGGTGTGCTGTCGGTGCTGGGTGCAGCTGTTGGTCTCTGGTTCGTAGGACGCTTCCCCCGCCGCCTGGTGCTGACTATCGGCCTGGTAGGCACTACCTTCTCCCTGGCTATGCTGGCCGTGACCTCGCAGGTGCTGGACGCCGCCGCCCGCCCCTGGGCCACCCTCTTGATTTCTATTATTTTCTTGGTTTTCCAGCAGGGCGCCGTATCGCCGGTGACCTGGGTGCTCATGAGCGAAGTCTTCCCCGCCCGCGTGCGCGGCGGTGGCATGGGCGTGGCTACCTTTGTCTCCTGGATCGCTAACTTTACGGTCTCCCTTTTCTTCCCGCAGATGGTGGCAGCCCTTGGCCTAGGCATGACGTTTACGGTCTTCGCCGTCATTGGTATTGGCCTGATTACCTTCACGCGCGCCGCGGTACCCGAAACCGCCGGCCGCGATATGGACTAG
- a CDS encoding biotin carboxylase N-terminal domain-containing protein, with amino-acid sequence MRKVLVANRGEIAVRIIGACAAQGIASVAVYADSDAEALHTALADEAYALEGTGPAETYLDIEKVLAIAVASGATDVHPGYGFLAENADFARAVIAAGLTWIGPAPETIEALGDKVKARELAQSVGAPLAPGSDGPVASPEEARAFAQEHGLPSIIKAAHGGGGRGMRIVRELGEVEGAFVAASREAVAAFGNGECFIERFLEKPRHVEAQVAADSHGNVVVVGTRDCSLQRRNQKLIEEAPAPFLTDDQRAQIERASAEIFRAAGYVGVGTAEFMVALDGTISFLEVNTRIQVEHPVTEEVTGVDLVALQLDIAAGKPLPFTETPEPVGHAFEFRINAEDPARGFLPAAGHIESIAVPSGPGIRWDAGVRPGSVVSGEFDSMLAKLIVTGPTREVALRRARFALAQMDIAGVATVLPFDRQVLEAPAFTAEGGDFGVYTTWIEDAFLPSLAQGDGAATTPASPEAGGGAQASYRQPLLPVGASVFPGTGITRFTLEIDGTPHRVGLPDSVFASLGSGADAATPASGQEQAGAGQVLAPMGGALLKYTVAVGDEVAAGDQVALLEAMKTEVPVLAEAAGTVAELPTQVGERLTAGEVLVVFE; translated from the coding sequence ATGCGTAAAGTTCTCGTTGCTAACCGTGGCGAAATTGCCGTCCGTATTATTGGCGCCTGCGCCGCCCAGGGTATCGCGTCGGTGGCGGTCTACGCCGATTCGGACGCCGAGGCCCTGCACACCGCCCTGGCCGATGAGGCCTACGCCCTGGAGGGCACCGGCCCTGCCGAAACCTACCTGGATATTGAGAAAGTACTAGCCATTGCGGTGGCCTCGGGGGCTACTGACGTGCACCCCGGCTACGGTTTTTTGGCGGAGAACGCCGACTTTGCCCGCGCTGTAATCGCTGCGGGGCTGACCTGGATTGGCCCTGCCCCCGAGACCATCGAGGCCCTGGGCGATAAGGTCAAGGCCCGCGAGCTGGCCCAGTCGGTGGGAGCTCCCCTAGCCCCCGGGTCGGACGGCCCCGTCGCCTCCCCCGAAGAGGCCCGCGCCTTTGCCCAGGAGCACGGTTTGCCCTCCATCATTAAGGCCGCCCACGGTGGCGGCGGGCGCGGTATGCGTATCGTGCGGGAGCTGGGCGAGGTGGAGGGCGCCTTCGTCGCAGCTTCACGCGAGGCTGTAGCTGCCTTCGGTAACGGGGAGTGCTTCATTGAGCGTTTCCTAGAGAAGCCCCGCCACGTAGAGGCCCAGGTGGCGGCTGATTCCCACGGTAATGTGGTGGTGGTAGGCACCCGCGATTGCTCCCTCCAGCGCCGTAATCAGAAGCTGATTGAGGAGGCTCCCGCCCCCTTCCTCACCGACGATCAGCGGGCCCAGATTGAGCGTGCGTCCGCTGAGATTTTCCGGGCTGCCGGGTATGTGGGGGTGGGTACCGCCGAGTTTATGGTGGCCCTTGATGGCACCATTTCCTTCCTGGAGGTCAATACCCGCATTCAGGTGGAGCACCCGGTGACTGAGGAGGTCACCGGGGTTGACCTGGTGGCCCTGCAGCTCGACATTGCGGCGGGCAAGCCCCTGCCCTTTACCGAGACTCCTGAGCCGGTTGGTCACGCCTTTGAGTTCCGCATCAATGCGGAGGACCCGGCCCGGGGCTTCCTGCCCGCAGCTGGCCACATTGAGTCCATCGCCGTGCCCTCTGGCCCTGGGATCCGCTGGGACGCCGGGGTGCGCCCGGGCTCTGTGGTCAGCGGCGAGTTTGATTCCATGCTGGCCAAACTGATTGTCACCGGCCCCACCCGCGAGGTGGCCCTGCGCCGGGCCCGTTTCGCCCTGGCCCAGATGGATATCGCCGGGGTGGCAACCGTATTGCCCTTTGACCGGCAGGTGCTTGAAGCACCCGCCTTTACCGCTGAGGGCGGAGATTTCGGGGTCTACACCACCTGGATTGAGGACGCTTTCCTCCCCTCCCTCGCCCAGGGCGATGGCGCTGCCACCACCCCTGCCAGCCCCGAGGCTGGGGGCGGGGCGCAGGCGTCCTACCGTCAGCCCCTGCTACCGGTGGGTGCTAGCGTCTTCCCGGGCACCGGCATCACCCGCTTCACCCTGGAAATTGACGGCACCCCGCACCGGGTGGGTCTGCCTGATTCGGTTTTTGCTTCTTTGGGTTCGGGTGCGGACGCCGCCACCCCCGCCAGCGGGCAGGAGCAGGCAGGTGCCGGGCAGGTACTGGCCCCCATGGGCGGGGCCCTGCTCAAGTACACGGTTGCCGTGGGCGATGAGGTAGCCGCCGGGGACCAGGTGGCCCTGCTGGAGGCCATGAAGACTGAGGTTCCGGTGCTGGCTGAAGCCGCCGGCACCGTGGCAGAACTTCCCACCCAGGTAGGCGAGCGCCTGACCGCGGGCGAGGTACTGGTGGTCTTTGAGTAA
- a CDS encoding class I SAM-dependent DNA methyltransferase, translating to MATVKKGKSSASTPEELRDMMWAAADKLRGSMNAADYMNFVLGLIFLKYVSDSFDACALQIRQELIDEGYEGEELDEELEVSLQDPDSFYGEGVYFVPEKARWGYITNFAKTDNIGEVLDAAMREIMEQNDRLRGALSEIYNKENVDQRRLAGLIDLFSNADFKGIREQTGRSSQDVLGEVYEYFLGKFAAKQGQRGGEFYTPRSVVRTLVDILEPVDGKLYDPCCGSGGMFVQSEKFVEKHGAYFKQEKGYEPALMVYGQELNDQTWRLARLNLAIHGIFGELGDRWADTFTEDKHAGTNFDYVLANPPFNLKDWDRRTDDPRWNFGVPPVRNANYAWLQHIWSKLNAGGSAAVVLANGSMSSNTGGENTIREEMVRGDAVAAMIALPANLFLGTAIPVCVWVLAKDKGAGKRGKNDRKGEILMIDARDMGHMVDRTTRVFSDEDVAKIAGTWHRWRGTDSELNTGEYEDVAGFTRSVSVKDVEAEDWALTPGRYVGSAAVVDDGEPVEVRIARLREKLSVQFAESQRLAEVVQKNLASLDLPLVPADSEDDGLGQDAAAEVAEGEVK from the coding sequence ATGGCTACTGTGAAGAAGGGTAAGTCCTCTGCCTCTACCCCGGAGGAACTGCGCGATATGATGTGGGCTGCCGCCGATAAGTTGCGCGGTTCGATGAACGCGGCGGACTACATGAACTTCGTGCTGGGCCTGATTTTCCTTAAGTACGTGAGCGATAGTTTTGATGCTTGCGCGCTACAGATTAGGCAAGAGCTGATTGATGAAGGTTACGAGGGGGAAGAGCTCGATGAAGAGCTAGAAGTTTCCCTCCAGGACCCTGATTCTTTCTATGGTGAGGGCGTCTATTTCGTGCCTGAGAAGGCTCGCTGGGGCTACATCACTAACTTTGCTAAGACTGACAACATTGGTGAGGTGCTAGATGCGGCTATGCGCGAGATCATGGAGCAGAATGATCGTCTGCGTGGTGCGCTGAGCGAGATTTATAACAAGGAGAACGTAGATCAGCGCCGTCTTGCTGGCCTGATTGATTTGTTTTCTAACGCTGACTTTAAGGGTATTCGTGAGCAGACCGGTCGTTCTTCCCAGGACGTGCTGGGTGAGGTTTATGAATACTTCTTGGGGAAGTTTGCGGCGAAGCAGGGCCAGCGTGGTGGCGAGTTTTATACTCCGAGGTCTGTGGTGCGCACGCTGGTTGATATTTTGGAGCCGGTGGACGGCAAGCTGTATGACCCTTGCTGTGGTTCAGGCGGCATGTTTGTGCAGTCTGAGAAGTTTGTGGAGAAGCACGGCGCTTACTTTAAGCAGGAGAAGGGCTATGAGCCTGCTCTGATGGTTTATGGTCAGGAGCTTAATGACCAGACGTGGCGCCTTGCGCGTTTGAATCTTGCGATTCACGGTATTTTTGGTGAGCTGGGTGATCGTTGGGCTGATACTTTTACCGAGGATAAGCATGCAGGCACGAATTTTGATTATGTGCTGGCTAACCCGCCTTTTAACTTGAAGGATTGGGATCGTCGTACTGATGATCCGCGCTGGAATTTTGGTGTTCCTCCGGTACGCAATGCGAATTATGCCTGGTTGCAGCATATTTGGAGCAAGTTGAATGCGGGCGGTTCTGCGGCTGTGGTGCTGGCGAATGGTTCGATGAGCTCTAATACGGGTGGTGAGAATACTATTCGTGAGGAGATGGTGCGGGGTGACGCCGTGGCGGCGATGATTGCCTTGCCTGCCAACCTCTTCTTAGGTACTGCGATTCCGGTGTGCGTGTGGGTTCTTGCCAAGGATAAGGGTGCTGGTAAGCGCGGTAAGAATGACCGCAAGGGCGAGATTTTGATGATTGATGCCCGCGATATGGGCCATATGGTTGACCGGACGACCCGGGTGTTTTCTGATGAGGACGTTGCGAAGATTGCGGGTACCTGGCATCGCTGGCGCGGTACTGATTCGGAGCTGAATACGGGTGAGTATGAGGACGTCGCTGGTTTCACCAGGTCTGTATCTGTGAAGGATGTTGAGGCTGAGGATTGGGCTTTGACTCCGGGGCGTTATGTGGGTTCTGCGGCGGTGGTTGATGATGGCGAGCCGGTGGAGGTTCGTATTGCTCGTTTGCGTGAGAAGTTGAGTGTGCAGTTTGCGGAGTCGCAGCGTCTTGCTGAGGTGGTGCAGAAGAATCTGGCGAGTTTGGATTTGCCGCTGGTGCCTGCTGATAGCGAGGACGATGGGCTGGGGCAGGACGCCGCAGCTGAGGTTGCAGAGGGTGAGGTGAAGTAG